The Phycisphaeraceae bacterium genome has a window encoding:
- a CDS encoding VWA domain-containing protein gives MNRPGPRHSVPPGGIVHTYQKYDPVSFPPPSHPGGPDVVSPLMEQMLWYGSRRPLTDEDLARAVPIDPSQIAGLGPSIDGLIELLRQRKAKILATYETETVLRRAARCYRELGLRMKPPEKLARRFRSAFLEEQPRDLERLWYAMDDEQSRFARDLVHLNERLGEKMQVDELASKYEFTGRTALTIEEAVAIKEELETIDKLLQQLEEAKKNARIGLIDMEALSNYAEPGDLAGLNELRERIAEYLRQMAEMQGLERGAQGYTLTPKAYRTFQGRLLERLFSDLQAARSGRHVGPVAGEGAVEIPRTKPYEFGDSVANMDIPQTLINAMIRRGAGRGNVPADRFALRSDDIEVHLTRNSPRCATSVLLDMSGSMRHDGQYINAKRMALALDGLIRREYPGDFLQFIEMYTFARPVHVSQVIDLLPRPVTVRNSVVRLRVDMSRDDVLEMQIPPHFTNIQRALQLARQFLSAQDTPNRQVVLITDGLPTAHFEGEMLYLLYPPDPRTEEATLREGLLCAREGITINIFLLPNWWQSEEDVQFAHRLAEQTGGRVFFTAGRDLDRFVVWDYVSMKRSIIG, from the coding sequence AGGATCTGGCCCGGGCCGTGCCCATCGATCCCAGTCAGATCGCCGGGCTGGGGCCGAGCATCGACGGACTCATCGAACTGCTGCGTCAGCGGAAGGCGAAGATTCTCGCCACGTACGAGACGGAGACCGTCCTGCGCCGCGCCGCCCGGTGCTACCGCGAACTCGGTCTGCGCATGAAGCCGCCGGAGAAACTGGCCAGGCGGTTCCGCTCGGCGTTTCTCGAGGAGCAGCCCCGCGACCTCGAGCGGCTGTGGTACGCCATGGATGATGAGCAGTCGCGCTTCGCACGCGACCTCGTCCACCTGAATGAACGTCTGGGCGAGAAGATGCAGGTGGATGAGCTGGCGTCGAAGTACGAGTTCACCGGCCGCACGGCGCTGACGATCGAAGAGGCCGTCGCCATCAAGGAGGAACTGGAGACCATCGACAAGCTCCTTCAGCAGCTGGAGGAAGCGAAGAAGAACGCTCGCATCGGTCTGATCGACATGGAGGCGCTGTCGAATTACGCCGAGCCGGGCGACCTGGCCGGGCTCAACGAACTGCGGGAGCGCATCGCCGAGTACCTGCGTCAGATGGCCGAAATGCAGGGACTGGAGCGCGGAGCGCAGGGGTACACGCTCACGCCCAAGGCGTATCGAACATTCCAGGGGCGGCTGCTGGAGCGGCTGTTCAGTGATCTCCAGGCGGCCCGATCCGGGCGCCACGTCGGACCGGTCGCCGGCGAGGGAGCGGTCGAGATTCCCCGCACCAAGCCCTACGAGTTCGGCGACTCCGTCGCCAACATGGACATTCCGCAGACTCTCATCAACGCCATGATCCGGCGCGGGGCCGGACGGGGAAACGTGCCGGCGGACCGTTTCGCCCTTCGCTCCGACGACATCGAGGTTCACCTGACGCGCAACAGCCCCAGGTGCGCCACCTCGGTGCTGCTGGACATGAGCGGTTCCATGCGTCACGACGGGCAGTACATCAACGCCAAGCGCATGGCCCTGGCGCTGGATGGGCTGATCCGTCGCGAGTACCCCGGCGACTTCCTGCAGTTCATCGAGATGTACACCTTCGCCCGCCCGGTGCATGTGTCGCAGGTGATCGACCTGCTGCCCCGTCCTGTCACGGTGCGCAACTCCGTGGTGCGCCTGCGCGTGGACATGAGCCGGGACGATGTGCTGGAGATGCAGATTCCGCCGCACTTCACCAACATCCAGCGGGCGTTGCAGCTGGCGCGGCAGTTCCTTTCGGCGCAGGACACGCCCAATCGCCAGGTTGTGCTGATCACGGACGGGCTGCCCACGGCGCACTTCGAAGGAGAGATGCTCTATCTGCTCTATCCGCCCGACCCGCGCACGGAGGAAGCCACGCTGCGCGAGGGTCTGCTCTGCGCCCGCGAAGGCATCACCATCAACATTTTCCTGCTGCCCAACTGGTGGCAGTCGGAGGAGGACGTGCAGTTCGCGCACCGGCTGGCTGAGCAGACGGGCGGGCGCGTCTTCTTCACCGCGGGGCGCGACCTCGACCGCTTCGTCGTCTGGGACTACGTGAGCATGAAGCGGTCGATCATCGGGTGA
- a CDS encoding DNA-binding protein: MSRSTMSRLTMLAIGIMLLLPASQASAQSDADLRRENQRLAARVAELEKELEAALQRIRDLEAQNAALRGSATGGRQPSDPVEPEKVSIDESKPDASPRALLAALKKNYEESFKSQSMGEAPGSRERSMYLRSVEQWHARMAREMRQTVEWHVRIVTQVASGDKGYTLELQAIDPRHGTHLGDPFLATLPKNRARPIEQGGTARVYVVRGVVTPRLRLNPDRTSVGPVDNPKFVGPFSELNLREVLLEINGATPAETPDDAGGAGG, translated from the coding sequence ATGTCCCGATCCACCATGTCCCGCCTCACGATGCTGGCGATTGGCATCATGCTGCTGCTCCCCGCGTCCCAGGCCAGCGCGCAGAGCGATGCCGATCTGCGCCGCGAGAACCAGCGTCTGGCCGCCCGTGTGGCGGAACTGGAGAAGGAGCTCGAGGCGGCCCTGCAGCGCATCCGTGACCTGGAAGCCCAGAACGCCGCGCTGCGCGGCTCGGCGACCGGCGGCCGGCAACCCTCCGATCCGGTGGAGCCCGAGAAGGTGTCGATCGACGAGTCGAAGCCCGACGCCAGCCCGCGGGCGCTGCTCGCCGCGCTCAAGAAGAACTACGAAGAGTCGTTCAAGTCCCAGTCGATGGGCGAGGCGCCGGGTTCGCGTGAGCGCTCCATGTACCTGCGAAGCGTGGAGCAGTGGCACGCGAGAATGGCACGCGAGATGCGGCAGACCGTGGAATGGCACGTGCGGATCGTGACCCAGGTGGCGTCGGGCGACAAGGGGTACACGCTCGAGCTGCAGGCCATCGACCCCAGGCATGGAACGCACCTGGGCGACCCCTTCCTCGCCACGCTGCCCAAGAACCGGGCGCGACCGATCGAGCAGGGCGGCACGGCGCGCGTGTACGTGGTGCGCGGCGTCGTGACCCCGAGACTGCGGCTCAACCCGGATCGGACCAGCGTCGGACCCGTGGACAACCCCAAGTTCGTCGGACCCTTCTCGGAGCTCAACCTCCGCGAGGTGCTGCTTGAAATCAACGGCGCGACCCCGGCGGAAACACCGGACGACGCCGGAGGCGCCGGCGGCTGA
- a CDS encoding extracellular solute-binding protein: protein MPRERRGSGCGFVAAARRAASVVLQLAIGGAVAGGVTSCGGNDGASRLVLYVSADDYVAREVVRAFEEQTGIRVDLVGDTEVNKNTGLANRIRAEASSPRADVFWSSECFMMIQLAEEGLLEPFSHADVESWPVNLRDAARRWHGFAPRARVIVYSTERVSREEAPRTWIHLTRERWRGRVVMADPRFGTTRGHLGALKVFFDGQLPGGYEAFLGNLAYNQVRLLTSGNAGVVQAVARGEADVGMTDTDDVWAAQRNGAQVDLVYPWHGEENERGAGTLVIPNTVALIRGAKNHEQAGEFIRFLLSERVERMLVESDSRNIPIRESVMKDYPQYAVPEPLRIDLKRVAEAMDGAVEAAMRILGSGAGES, encoded by the coding sequence ATGCCGCGTGAGCGCCGAGGTTCCGGGTGTGGATTCGTCGCCGCGGCGCGTCGGGCGGCGTCCGTCGTCCTTCAGTTGGCCATCGGCGGGGCGGTGGCCGGGGGCGTTACATCCTGCGGCGGAAACGACGGCGCTTCGCGCCTCGTGCTGTACGTCTCGGCGGATGATTACGTGGCCCGCGAGGTGGTTCGCGCCTTCGAGGAGCAGACAGGCATCCGCGTCGACCTCGTCGGCGACACCGAGGTCAACAAGAACACGGGGCTGGCCAACCGCATCCGGGCCGAGGCGTCGTCGCCCCGGGCGGACGTGTTCTGGTCGTCCGAGTGCTTCATGATGATTCAGCTCGCGGAGGAAGGACTGCTGGAACCCTTCTCACACGCGGACGTGGAATCGTGGCCGGTCAACCTGCGCGATGCGGCGCGGCGCTGGCACGGCTTTGCGCCGCGGGCGCGCGTGATCGTCTATTCCACCGAACGAGTCTCGCGGGAAGAGGCGCCCAGGACGTGGATTCACCTGACGCGGGAGCGCTGGCGGGGGCGCGTGGTCATGGCTGATCCGCGTTTCGGCACCACGCGAGGCCACCTGGGCGCGCTCAAGGTGTTCTTCGACGGGCAGCTGCCCGGCGGATACGAGGCGTTCCTCGGCAACCTGGCGTACAACCAGGTGCGGCTGCTCACCTCCGGCAACGCCGGGGTGGTGCAGGCCGTGGCGCGGGGCGAGGCCGACGTGGGCATGACCGACACCGACGACGTGTGGGCCGCCCAGCGCAACGGCGCCCAGGTGGATCTGGTCTACCCCTGGCACGGCGAGGAGAACGAGCGCGGCGCCGGAACGCTGGTGATTCCCAACACCGTGGCGCTCATTCGGGGAGCAAAGAACCATGAACAGGCGGGCGAGTTCATCCGCTTCCTCCTCAGCGAGCGCGTCGAGCGCATGCTCGTCGAGTCCGACTCGCGCAACATTCCGATCCGGGAATCGGTGATGAAGGACTATCCGCAGTACGCCGTTCCCGAACCGCTGCGGATCGACCTGAAGCGCGTCGCCGAGGCCATGGACGGTGCGGTGGAGGCGGCGATGCGCATTCTGGGTTCCGGCGCGGGCGAGTCGTAG